In the Sorghum bicolor cultivar BTx623 chromosome 4, Sorghum_bicolor_NCBIv3, whole genome shotgun sequence genome, GACTGTTCTTCTTGCTCTTTATCACTTGATCATCAAGAATCATGACAACATAAGGATCCGTCTTACCTGCACAAGAAGTATAATGTCAAGTTTGACATGAAACTGGTCACACATCAAAAGGAGTTGACTTTTCTTACTTCTGCCTTTGCAGCTTATGCATATATTTTTACCGAACACCAAATACTATCGCATAATTTTGGCTGAACTAAGAGCGAGCATACTTAGGGTAGTAACACTCAGCTATGTGCTTCTTTCAGTCGAGATATTAACCCTACAACCAATTCCTTAGCAAATATAGCTCAGCTAAAAAAAACTGTGCTACTTTGGACAGGATTAAAACTAATCTTGCCAAGCCTAGAAAATATGGAAGTCATTTTACGTTGGCCCCAAATTTGTTAGGCCTACTGTACTCTACTTTTGGACTTCATTTACTGAAAGGAAAATTTTCATTTCAGTATTTTTTTACTTAATACAACAATTGATGAACTGGATCTCAGCTCTTAACTACTCCGTCCAGTCACAAAAAAAATGGCATTTTTGGGTTGTCACTTGTCAGCCATTCAGACTTTGGTTACAATATGTTTTTATATGTTGGGTTTAAGTATTAAAAatgatatgaatagatttgtataAAAAGTTCCATAATTGCATATTTTTGCAAATTGAAATATGTTTCAAATATATCGTAACAAATGTAAGCGACCATAGTTGTGTCCTGGAAACAGTGAAGCTGTGATGTCATTTATTTGTGACTGGAGGGAGTAATAAGCAGATGCTAAATCTCTTCATGAATCATAGAATTCAATTGGCAAACAAAGACCTCTTACCAAATAAGACAAAGCTAAGCTTCCTGGCATCGACTAGTGTCACCGATAGCTCACCAACAAAGTCCTTATTCCCCTCTTGGATCAGATCACTTGCAACATTTTGAATTATATCACTTGCAACACTTCCTGAAACAGGTCCCATAGCTCTCCCCTGTTGAAAATCAAGGACAATCTTTTTGGGCCGCACAAAGAGACGTGGCAAATCTTCTGTCAGAAGTTCTGTGAGAAACCTGGTGATTGTAATTTATCAGGTTTCAGGTCATGGCTAGCTGTGAACAATGTGAAATACAAGCATACAAAATTGTTCAATAAAGAGCTGTTCCAAAGTACATTATATTTAGGAACAGTCACGGACTTCCTGATACATGATACGAACAAAATACTGAAATATTATCTACATCACATGTATATCAGTTAACTACATTGAAGTTGTAGGCAGGCAGGCAGTTTTATATGAACTAGATGTTTTAACCATAAATCCTTAGAGATATTTCAAGGAATCCGTGAGTCGTACTCACTAAAGGAACTAGGTGATATCCAAATAAGCAACCAAGCATGACCAGGAATAACCATGTCAGCTTAATTGCTTGTGTAAAATTTCACAAACTATAAGGCTAGCACATACTGTAACATAAAAGATGGGAACATGTGTAACAACAATAATCTTAAATAACCTAAATAGCCAACATAATGAGAATAAATGCACCAACAGTAATTGCAAGTTATAGGAACATTTGATTACTATAAGAATAAATTATTGTACAAGACAGACATGCTTACATAGACAGAACAGGAATAGCTGGTGGAGATAAGCACCATGTCCATGCAAAAGATGTGAGCATATTGTTAGCCAAGCATCAAATTTGTAACACATGATGCTGTAGAAATatcagagaaaagaaagaacAGAAAAGGTCTGCAGTCAGAAAGAAACAATGAACAGCACCCTACTAGCTACTACATTGGAAATAAGTGTTGCCCAAAAAAGTCAATTTGAATTTGGGTATAGGATTTGTGTCTCGTCAACAAGCTGATTGTGTTTGAGAGTGGCTATTGAAtttggaaagtgatctttctggGGTAAAGGATTGCAGGTTTCTGACTTCTACAAGGAGTCTACCAGCCATCCAAATACTAGAAAAATGGAGGATACTGACACTATTTTAATCTTAATATAAGAAACACCTCTCATGTTACAATTCCATTCATTAGTTAAAAACTATGAGACCATAATGACGTGTAAATAACAGTAATGGAACCTATGCGATACTTCCATGACCAATTGCTCACAAGTATATGGTGTTTTACAAAAACTGCTTATAAACCTGAAACACCCGATAGTATCACAGGAATAGCTCCAGAACTACGTGCAGAACAAGTATATGGTGGTTTACAAGGACACATCTATAAATAACAGTCTACCAAAGCCAGACATCTTACGCAAGAAAATCAATAGTCCAAattccataagtacattcaagcTAGAAGGTGCCAACCGTGCTCAGTTTCCAACATCAGGAGCGATGAAATTACTTAGTTGCAAGTGGAAATGTTAAAGTTTGCAGAAGAAGGTGTGTACCCATAAGATTGAATAGCCGGAACAGTGAAAGCTCAAACTTAATCTTGGGGAGGGACACAAAAGCCCAAGATACAGCTCCCACCCACGGTtctgttggtatgagtctcagTTTAACCCACAACTCCCCATCGATATCAAAATCTCGAACCCAGACCGGCACGACGACAGGTACTTTGGTAAACTTCAAGGAGAGTGCCAATGCCATGCGTGCTCCACCGGCATAGCGAATGCCAATCTGGTACCTGGATGGAACACATAATTGATGGTTTGATGGGTGGAACTGACTGCAGGTGGTGGTGGGGAAGGGGAACTGACTGCAGGTCGTTGGCCCGCCTTGAGGTGCGGCGCTCGACGTTCCTGACGGAGAGGGGTTCCTCGCCGAGGTAGAACTGCCTGATCTCGACCCTGTTGACGTAATCGGGCTTCTGGAGGTTGTCGATGATGGGCTGGAGCAGGCCGACGATCCAGTTCTCGATGCCGGTGCGGTAGACCTTCCAGAGCTTGCCGAGCACCATGTTGACCCACTCGACGGACTCCTTGCGCTGCAGGTCCTTCTCCTCGAGGAAGAGGGAGAAGCTCGGGGTGGGCACCTGCGGCCAGGAGCCGTTGACCTTGAGCTCGCGCTCGGCGCGGCGGCGCTTGCGCAGCGTCCAGAGCTTGTCGAAGGCGGCGCCGACGAAGAAGAAGAGCGCGAAGAGGCCGACGACGGAGCGGCTGACGGGGGGCGCCGGGAGCGGGTGGATGACGCCGAGCTGGGTGCGGAGCTTGGAGACGAGCGGGTCTTCCCCTCCCTGGTAGGTCCCCGCGGCCGTGACCGAGAAGGGCGCCGCcggggcggaggaggaggcggaggcggagaggGCCGGGGAGGGGGTCTCGGGCAGGAGGCTGGTGGTGGAGACCGGCGTCGAGCGCTCGGGGGGAAAGGCGGTGGCTCGGGGGATGGGAAGGC is a window encoding:
- the LOC8056249 gene encoding synaptotagmin-2; the protein is MLTPSAGISPPSFSAASSPSTSYSLLRPLRRCRRLPIPRATAFPPERSTPVSTTSLLPETPSPALSASASSSAPAAPFSVTAAGTYQGGEDPLVSKLRTQLGVIHPLPAPPVSRSVVGLFALFFFVGAAFDKLWTLRKRRRAERELKVNGSWPQVPTPSFSLFLEEKDLQRKESVEWVNMVLGKLWKVYRTGIENWIVGLLQPIIDNLQKPDYVNRVEIRQFYLGEEPLSVRNVERRTSRRANDLQYQIGIRYAGGARMALALSLKFTKVPVVVPVWVRDFDIDGELWVKLRLIPTEPWVGAVSWAFVSLPKIKFELSLFRLFNLMAIPVLSMFLTELLTEDLPRLFVRPKKIVLDFQQGRAMGPVSGSVASDIIQNVASDLIQEGNKDFVGELSVTLVDARKLSFVLFGKTDPYVVMILDDQVIKSKKNSQTTVIGLPGEPIWNQDFHMLVANPRKQKLTIQVKDSIGLTDITIGTGEVELGSLKDTVPTDKIVTLYGGWGLFGKREAGEVLLRLTYKAYVEDEEDEAVRSEFGAGYASDEDVLDYVSGMSKGSDFVGKERETFMDLLAALLVSEEFQGIVSSETGSLSREGEQAGSGPESTDRVVTSTSTSAAAADTEASTVSNSSTDTALVWLAAITSVMVLVSSNLGGSGYFNP